In Wenyingzhuangia fucanilytica, the following are encoded in one genomic region:
- a CDS encoding S9 family peptidase, with amino-acid sequence MKVIEAPIADKIPTELVKHKDVRIDNYYWMRLSDAEKEAEHPSDKTQKVLTYLSEENSFYEEETKHTLKFQEDLFQEMKSRIKEDDSSVPYFKNGYFYITRYDIGSQYPIYTRKKGTLEAEEEILLDVNALAKGSEYFDVGGLSVSTNNNILVYSVDNTGRRQYTLFFKDLTTGDLLKDTIEFTTGSATWANDNQTLFYTKKDHVTLRSDKIYRHVLGTTTGEDVLVFHEKDDTYGVYVGKTKSKKYLLIGSYSTLQTEYQYLEANNPTGEFKVFQAREDGLEYSITHFNDSFYIQTNKDGATNFKLMKTSETLTAKENWIDVIPHRENVLLEDMTIFKDFLVLEEREDGLGKIRIIRWDGSKDYYLPFAEETYSAYVYGNPEFDTPWLRFGYNSMTTPSSVIDFNMSTQEEIIKKEQEVLGGKFNKKNYTSKRIWVTARDGKKVALSIVHRKDTEIDENTPVFMYAYGSYGHTVDDSFSTTRLSLLDRGFVFALAHIRGSEYLGRPWYEDGKLLNKKNTFNDFVDCAKYLINSKMTSPAHLYAMGGSAGGLLMGAVCNMNPELFNGIISAVPFVDVVTTMLDESIPLTTGEYDEWGNPNDKVYYDYIKSYSPYDNIESKAYPNILVTTGLHDSQVQYWEPAKYVAKLRELKTDHNKLYLHTNMEAGHGGASGRFDSLKETAMEYAFILDLEGLAK; translated from the coding sequence ATGAAGGTGATAGAAGCTCCAATAGCCGATAAAATTCCAACCGAGTTAGTAAAACACAAAGACGTTCGTATCGATAATTATTATTGGATGCGTTTGTCTGATGCTGAAAAGGAAGCAGAACATCCATCGGATAAAACACAAAAAGTGTTGACTTATTTAAGCGAGGAAAATTCTTTTTACGAAGAAGAAACTAAGCATACTTTAAAGTTTCAGGAAGATTTATTTCAAGAAATGAAAAGTAGAATTAAAGAAGATGATAGCTCTGTACCTTATTTTAAGAATGGTTATTTTTATATTACTCGTTATGATATAGGTAGTCAATATCCAATTTATACTCGTAAAAAAGGAACTTTAGAAGCCGAAGAGGAAATTTTATTAGATGTAAATGCTTTGGCAAAAGGATCTGAGTATTTTGATGTTGGAGGACTATCAGTAAGTACCAATAATAATATTTTAGTTTATAGTGTAGATAATACAGGAAGAAGGCAATATACTTTGTTTTTTAAAGATTTAACTACAGGAGATTTACTAAAAGATACTATTGAGTTTACCACAGGTTCTGCTACTTGGGCAAACGACAATCAAACTTTGTTTTATACTAAAAAAGACCACGTTACTTTAAGGAGTGATAAAATTTACAGACATGTATTAGGAACTACCACTGGAGAAGATGTATTGGTATTTCACGAAAAAGATGATACTTATGGAGTTTATGTGGGAAAAACAAAGTCTAAAAAATATCTTTTAATAGGTTCTTATAGCACCTTGCAAACCGAATATCAGTATTTAGAGGCAAATAATCCTACAGGAGAATTTAAGGTTTTTCAGGCTAGAGAAGATGGTTTAGAATATAGTATTACTCATTTTAATGATTCTTTTTATATACAGACCAACAAAGATGGAGCAACCAACTTTAAGTTGATGAAAACTTCTGAAACATTAACAGCTAAAGAAAATTGGATTGATGTTATTCCACACAGAGAAAATGTTTTGTTGGAAGACATGACCATTTTTAAAGACTTTTTAGTTTTAGAAGAAAGAGAAGATGGATTAGGGAAAATAAGAATTATTCGCTGGGATGGAAGCAAAGATTATTATTTGCCTTTTGCCGAAGAAACTTACTCAGCCTATGTATATGGAAATCCTGAATTTGATACTCCTTGGTTGCGTTTTGGCTACAACTCTATGACAACTCCTAGTTCTGTGATAGATTTTAACATGAGCACTCAAGAAGAAATCATTAAAAAGGAACAAGAAGTATTAGGAGGGAAGTTTAACAAGAAAAATTACACAAGTAAACGTATATGGGTAACCGCTAGAGATGGTAAAAAAGTTGCCTTGTCTATTGTACATAGAAAAGATACTGAGATAGATGAAAACACACCAGTATTTATGTACGCTTATGGATCTTATGGGCACACTGTTGATGATAGTTTTAGTACTACACGTTTAAGTTTGTTAGATAGAGGTTTTGTTTTTGCATTAGCTCATATTAGAGGATCTGAATATTTAGGGAGACCTTGGTATGAGGATGGAAAATTATTAAATAAGAAGAATACTTTTAATGACTTTGTAGATTGTGCAAAGTATTTAATTAATTCTAAAATGACTTCACCAGCACATTTATATGCTATGGGTGGTTCTGCTGGTGGTTTGTTAATGGGAGCTGTTTGTAATATGAATCCAGAATTATTTAATGGAATTATTTCTGCTGTTCCTTTTGTTGATGTGGTAACAACTATGTTAGATGAAAGTATTCCTTTAACTACAGGAGAATATGATGAGTGGGGAAATCCTAATGATAAAGTTTATTATGATTATATCAAATCTTATTCGCCATATGATAATATAGAATCAAAAGCTTATCCAAATATCTTAGTCACTACAGGATTACACGATTCTCAAGTGCAATATTGGGAGCCAGCAAAATATGTAGCTAAATTAAGAGAGTTAAAAACAGATCATAATAAATTGTACTTGCATACCAATATGGAGGCAGGGCATGGAGGAGCTTCTGGGCGTTTTGATTCTTTAAAAGAAACAGCTATGGAATATGCTTTTATTTTAGATTTAGAAGGATTAGCTAAATAA
- a CDS encoding YHYH protein, whose product MKKIILANLILFISLASYSQNTYLHPSDTLVKPSFFESSNLLVNWEWDYCPVRVVGTDTTFVDCYNVTFRDTYSASIDLCPSNTSEVGGIGLFNGVPRLLDNSLFTDMEADGSNIISNTNSTSINYKNLTTGTTTSGGGPNPKYCIEADLYLGNENAVWYHQYQILAGPINKPGSTYNYHTAETIGILIDGMVLEHTPPSSESVSALQGGIIPLDRCGFHPEPSGFGHFHTIPHGINLALAANGVSSDYYCEDVDQLENSGLAGFSFEGIPIYAPYDNGENTAPNDLDECNGHTGATVEFPNGVYHYHASATDIINNPPCRSYFAPLEDTRYEYGEFESEVLGIDKTVYDANLVSVELINKTIVFTGNFEVLEVFNTEGKTIFKIKNGSQPVHKNIEQYLPGIYFISAKLDNKYCFKKILFN is encoded by the coding sequence ATGAAAAAAATTATCCTTGCTAATCTAATTCTATTTATAAGTCTCGCCTCCTATTCTCAAAACACCTACCTACACCCTAGTGACACACTTGTAAAACCTTCTTTTTTTGAAAGTTCTAATTTACTAGTAAACTGGGAATGGGATTATTGTCCTGTAAGAGTGGTAGGAACAGATACCACCTTTGTAGATTGCTACAACGTTACCTTTAGGGATACTTATAGCGCTTCAATTGATTTATGCCCTTCAAACACTTCAGAAGTTGGAGGAATTGGTCTTTTTAACGGAGTTCCTAGATTGTTAGACAACAGTTTGTTTACTGACATGGAGGCAGATGGTTCTAATATTATTAGCAATACAAATAGTACAAGTATCAATTATAAAAATCTTACAACTGGTACAACTACAAGTGGCGGTGGTCCAAATCCAAAATACTGTATAGAAGCTGATTTGTATTTAGGAAATGAAAATGCCGTATGGTATCATCAATATCAAATTTTAGCTGGTCCTATTAACAAACCTGGTTCTACTTATAATTATCATACAGCAGAAACCATAGGGATTCTAATTGACGGGATGGTTTTAGAACACACTCCACCGAGTTCTGAATCTGTATCCGCACTTCAGGGAGGTATTATTCCTTTAGACAGATGTGGATTCCACCCTGAACCTTCTGGGTTTGGTCATTTTCACACCATTCCACACGGAATAAATCTTGCCTTAGCGGCAAATGGAGTTAGTAGTGATTATTATTGTGAAGATGTTGATCAACTTGAAAACTCTGGTTTAGCTGGGTTTTCTTTTGAGGGAATTCCTATATACGCTCCATATGACAATGGCGAAAATACCGCTCCTAATGATTTAGATGAATGTAATGGACATACTGGTGCTACTGTGGAATTTCCAAATGGGGTGTATCACTACCATGCTTCTGCAACAGACATTATAAACAATCCTCCTTGTAGGTCTTATTTTGCCCCGCTTGAAGATACTCGTTACGAATATGGTGAATTTGAAAGCGAAGTATTAGGGATTGACAAAACTGTTTATGATGCTAATTTGGTTTCAGTTGAACTTATAAATAAAACCATAGTTTTTACAGGAAATTTTGAGGTACTAGAAGTTTTTAATACAGAAGGAAAAACAATTTTTAAAATTAAAAACGGTTCACAACCCGTACATAAAAACATAGAGCAATATTTACCTGGCATCTATTTTATTAGCGCAAAACTTGATAACAAATACTGTTTTAAAAAAATATTATTTAACTAA
- a CDS encoding YbaB/EbfC family nucleoid-associated protein — protein MFGDMSKMMSQLQDAKKNVEEAKLRLNDILIESNSGNGLINITITASKQVKKIDVNENLLSDKEALEDYLILALNEAITKADKIQEQEMAIAAKKGMDFGL, from the coding sequence ATGTTTGGAGATATGTCTAAAATGATGAGTCAATTACAAGACGCTAAAAAAAATGTAGAAGAAGCTAAATTAAGATTAAATGATATTTTGATAGAAAGCAATAGCGGAAACGGTTTGATAAACATCACTATTACAGCTAGTAAACAAGTAAAAAAAATAGACGTTAATGAGAATTTGTTAAGTGATAAGGAGGCTTTAGAAGATTATTTAATTTTAGCCTTAAATGAAGCTATTACTAAAGCTGATAAAATTCAAGAGCAAGAAATGGCCATTGCAGCAAAAAAAGGGATGGATTTTGGTTTATAA